TAACGACTCTTTCAATCTCACCTTTATATTTCTCGAATGATGGCTGAACCGTAAATGTGTTTACGAAAATATTATCAGTTTTTGTAGATACATAAAACCTGTAGTAGGTAAGCTTGCCTTCAGTTTTCGGGTCTATAGAATAAATTGTTGTTTTTGTAAGCGTATCCTCATTAAATACTTTCGTAAACTGGAACTGTCCGAACCTATCTCCTTTGGTATCAATCTCAATATTCATAGTCAAGGTCTCTTCCTTTTTGACAGTTGTATCAACGAGTATCACCCCTGTAAACAACGATGTCTGATTAAGGTCACGAGCATCTATCTGTTTCCAGTTAGGCGGAAATCTTCCGATAAGTCCGACTTCGTTTTCTGACAGATTCTTCAAGAGCGAATCCGGCATAAGTGATGCGTTCAACTTTGTTGTATCGACAACACCGTTTTGGTACCTTGTTGTATCGTTGGCTTTTCTAAGGGAATCGAGTTCTTTATTTAATGCCGTATCGTTTTCTGTGAGACTTTTATCCAATTTAGGAAGATTAACTCTTGGAGGAGTAATTCTCTTCGGAATAATTTTTGGAGGAGATATATCTGACCCTGTTTCAGAGTCTGTCTTCAACTCTTCGGGTCTATTTGGGTCGTCAACGTTTTGTGCGAGCTGGTTCAGGTTTTCGGGAAGGTCTTGCATAACTATAAGTCTTTTCTGGACAACTTCTTCGTCTTCTTTAATATTACCTGATCCGAATGAATAGAATAAAATTGCGGCAATGATAGTGATAGTATTTGCTGCTGCAAAACCTCTTTGCAGATTCTTTCTAATGAACTCCTTGTTCTTTCTCCATGGATTCTTTCTTCCGATTTTTAGCTCGAGTTTTTCTTCATCCGTAAGTCCGTTTAAACTTTCTTCAGGCGGTTCGGCAGCAGATTTCGTGAGTCTGCTAAGAATATCCACTACTAATGGGTTTGGAGTAAGTCCCGGAGTTTTAAACTGTACTGCTTTATCCGGCTTTTTGACGTCCAAATTATCGGGTTTATCAGCATCGTCTCCTATTTTAATAAAAACTTCAACGTCCTGTTTTGCAATACCCTGACGCGGATGAATAAATATCTTATTAGACTGCGTCTCTTCTCCGTCTTCGATGTTTGTCTTATCGAGAAGAGAACTGTCAACTGAAATTGATTTATTCGTTGAGATCTTTATTCTTAGAACATTTTCGCTGATTAAACTTATCTGATAGTTACTTTCTTTCTTTCTGATTTCAGTTTTTATATCGTCGGTTTCACTTTCAGCATCCGCTGCAGGTTCTTCGATACCAATTTTTACGAGAACTTCTATTTCCTGTTTTAATTCTTCGGCTTTAGGATGAATGTAAATTCTGTTGGACTGAGTTTCTTCCTTAACTATTACATTACAGTCAATAGTAACGGATAGGTTTGTTGTAGTTCTAACGCGTAGGACTCTTTCGTCAATTAAATTAACCTGATATTTACTGTCATAGGCAGTTGATTCAACAATATCTTCAGTATTTGTATCCTCAGTATCATTATTTTCGGGTTCAATCTTATCCTCAACAAGCTCGTTCTCCGGTTCAACTGGATTTATAATGTTATCATTTAGCTCTTTTGAAGTAAGATCTTCTGAATGAAAAATATTTTCCTCCTGATTGATTTCATCAGGTATTACTTTTCTTTGCTCGGATAAATCACCATTATCTAATGGTTTTTCATTACCATCGCCGTCTAAGTTGTTGTTTATATCGTCTTTATTTAAAGTATCGCTCATTTAATAATTATCACATAAGTTAAGTATCTTATACTTAACTTTAAATTCATTTCATACATATTAAGTTAAACTACAATTGTGTCCAATTTGTTCAATATTTATTAAAAATATTATTATTTGAGAATAATATTTCCCAAAATTATTAATATTTGAATTGTAACTGTTACAATAACAAGATATTTTTAAAGATAATTAAATTCACATTATGAAAAATCTTTTACTTGCTATAATTCTTTTCATGTTTTCCTGCAGTTTGATAAATGCTCAGGAAACAGGTGTACTTACAGGAGAGAAGAAGATACTTGACCATTCGGTTTATAACGACTGGAAGCGACTTGAGAATATAAAGATTTCTAATGACGGAAAGTTTACAACTTTTGAGGTTAACAAACAGAAGGGAGACGGCGTTCTTAATCTAAAGAACTTACTGAATGATGAGGAATTAATCATTCCGCGAGGTTACGAAAGTTCGTTTTCTTCGAGCAGTGAATATGCTGTGTTTAAAATCAAGGTACCGGAAGATTCGCTAAGAAAGCTCAAACTTGCAAAGAAGAAGAAAGAAACATTCCCGAAGGATTCGCTGGGGATAGTTTTGCTGAATGATATTAAGAAGCCGGGTTCGAAGTATTCGGGGCTTATCTCATTCAAGCTGCCGGAAGAGAGCAGCCAGCTTGTTGCATTTATGCGGGCACCGGAGGGTATGAAGAAGGATACTGTTTCTAAGAGTGATATTGATGTTTATGAACTGAATGTACTTAATCCCGTAACGGGCAAGAATAAAACATTCAGCAACGTGTATGAATATAATTTTTCAAAGAACGGAGACGCACTTGTTTATTTATCGCTGATAAAGGGCAAGGTTGATACGACAAAAGTATTCGTTTTAAAGAAGGATGCTGAGAATCCCGAGCTGCTTTTTTCAAAAAAGGGTTACGGCAAAGATATTACGGTTGACACAAAGGGTGGGCAGGTTGCGTTTATTCATTCGCCCGATACTGCAAAGGTTAAAAGGTACGGACTTTATTTTGGTGATACAAAGTCAGTCAGTATGATTGCCGATAACAACAGTTCTTTTCTAGAAACAGAATGGGAAGTAAGCCCGTACACTGATTTGATGTTTTCGGAAGACGGCAGCAAGCTTTATTTCCATACTGCTCCAAAGCTGCAGCCGGAGCCGAAGGACACGCTGCTTGATGAGGAAAAGCACAAAGTGGATGTCTGGAATTATCAAGACCCATTCCTTCAGACACAGCAGCTTCACGATCTTGAGAAAGCAAAGAAGCAGAAATTTCTTGCCGTTTATGATATAGGGCAGAAGAATATTTTACAGATTGAAGACGAGAAGTTTGAAACGGTGAAGTATCCGAGGAACGGCAACACGGATTACTATCTCGGCATTGACGAGAATCCTTACAAGCGTTCGCAGTCATGGATTCAGCCGGAGCAGAAGGATATTTATTCTATTAATTTTAAGAATGGAAGCAGGGTGCTTGTAGCAGAAGGCGTGCAGTATAACGAATCGCTTTCGCCCACGGGGAAGTTTATTGCGTGGTTTGATAACGCTGACAGTTCTTTTTACGTTTACAACAATCAGAACGGCACAAAGATGCAGCTTACAAATAATGCAACAGTTAAATTTTATGATGAGCTGAATGATGTACCGAACATTCCCAATCCTTACGGCATTGCGGGATGGACAACGAATGATGAGTATGTGCTGGTTTATGACAGGTTTGATGTTTGGAAAATTCCTACAGGCGGCAGCTCAGAACCAGTAAAGCTTACAAACGGCAGAGAAGGTAACACTGTTTACAGAATACAGAGAATTAATTTTGACTCAACAAACATAGGGCTTGATGAAGTGCTTTTAATAAAAGGAATCAATGAAACAAACTGGAAAGAAGAATTCTGGTCTGCGACTGCAGACAAGGGGTTACAGAATAAGCTGATTGCTCTTGACAACAAGTTTGTTTCTTTATTCAAAGCGAAGAAATCGGACAAGCTCGTATTCCAGAAATCTTCTTACACGGAGTTTCCTGATTTATGGAAATCGGATATGAGCTTTAAAGAAATTAAAAAGATAACCGATGCAAACCCTCAGCAAAAGGAATATTATTGGGGAACGGTCGAACAGGTTTACTGGAAAGACTCGGCGGGCGTTGAGCAAAGGGGACTTCTGCTGAAGCCCGAGAACTTTGACCCAAGCAAAAAGTATCCGATGATAGCCTATTTCTACGAGAAATCATCAGACAGGTTTCATTCACATACCATTCCAAATCCGAGTCGTTCTGTAGTGAACTTTCCGTTGTATAACAGCAACGGTTACATAATTTTTATGCCCGATATATCTTACAAAATCGGATATCCCGGCAAGGGTGCATTCAATGCGATTGTCAGCGGTGCAAAATATCTTGCCGATACATATTCATACATTGACAGGGACAATATAGGTTTGCAGGGTCAGAGCTGGGGCGGTTATCAGGTTGCGTATTTGGTTACGCAGACTGATTTCTTCAAGGCGGCAATGTCGGGTGCACCAGTTTCAAACATGACGAGTGCATACGGAGGCATCAGATGGGAATCGGGAGTGAACAGAATATTTCAATATGAAAGAGAGCAAAGCAGAATCGGCGGAACGCTCTGGGAAAAGTTTGATTTATTCGTTGAGAACTCACCTCTATTCTTTGCTGACAAAGTAAACACTCCGCTTATGATAATGGCTAACGACGGCGACGGTGCAGTGCCGTGGCAGCAGGGGATAGAATTTTTTGTTTCGCTAAGGCGGCTGGGCAAAATCGTTTACATGGTGAACTACAACGGCGACGAACACAATTTAATGAAGTGGCCTAACAGGGTTGATTTATCAATACGCATGAAGCAGTTCTTCGACCATTATTTAAAGGGCGAGCCGATGCCGTTATGGATGAAAGACGGAGTGCCCGCAGTAAAGAAAGGACTCATAAACGGGTACTGATAATCTGTTATAAAGAGATATTCTCGTCTGAAATGTGTCAGAGCTTTTATGGTGTTCAACGATGATGGCTTTATTTAAAAAATCAGCACTAAGACTTACATCTATATTGATTTAAAATTCAATAAATGAAACATGTTCATATAATATTTCAAAATGAATAACTATAAAATCGTACTACCATTGTTTGTTATAATGTTATTATTCTTCGGGTTGTTTCAATCATGCAGCGAGGATAATCCCATAATTCATTCAATGATCCGGTAGTTATTGATAGTAATCTGTTCGATTGGAAATTAGATACTTTTTTAGTTCATCCATTTAAATATTTCTATGTTGCAGATACAAATAATATTTATATTGCTGGAAAACCCGCCTCGGTTCACATAAATAACGGATTGATACAACATATCAATCATAATGACAATGATTTTTATGCTACCTGTATGACAGGTACTAATGCAAATAATGTATTTATAGGCGGTGGTTCTCTTTAGACAAGCAATTCAAAGTTGAAGCGTTGGAATGGTAGCAGTATTGTTGATATAACTATGCCTATTGACTCTTCATTTAGAATTGTTAGAATGGAATCCCTTTCAGATAATGAAATCTGGATGTCAACAGCAAGTAATACGATTTATCAATTCGAATGAAGCAGTTCTTCGACCACTATCTGAAAAGCGAGCCAATGCCCCATTGGATTAAAGACGGAGTGCTCGCTGTAAAGAAAGGACTTATAAACGGGTACTGATGTAAGTAGATATTCTCGTCTGAAATGTGTCAGAGCTTTTGTAATACTTTTGGAATTACTGTAGCCTGTCATCGCTACTCGTGATAGGATGTTAATATAGCAGATTAAACTTGTTGATGAGTTTAAAATTATACTGAGAAGAACTTTTACCGCAATCCACGAGTTAAAAGGAACTGCTATTAAAGAAAAACTTTTACTTCATGCTCATCGCGAATATCACAGAATACAATGCATTAATTATTTTTTTATTTCACTGCGACATTCAGTTCCTGGAGGCAAGCAATTTAACCCCGTAGGCGGATTAAAATTATTATCACGCCATATCTCACGACAACAAGCGCAGGTAATAATTTTTTCAACTTCTATACCATTTTCAAAGCATAAATAGCTCACCAAATCAGTTGGATTTGAACAGATTTGTATAAATGGATTAAATATATTACAACAAGGTAAATTTCTTGTTGAATCTAAGGTCACATTGTTGTTTGCTTTGGGTGTAACATTAGCTTCAGAATGGTTATGGCCAATGAACAGAACAACTATGACACCAGCTAATAAAAAGAAACTTAAAATAATTCTCATATTGACTTGACTTTTAATTAAATATTAATATAATTTTAATTGGAATAAAAATGAATGTCAAGTCAAATTAAATAAATTACTAATACAAAAAATTTTAAAATTATTTAAGGAAATAAGTTATGAAAACAAAACTATTTTTAGTAGCGACAATAATATTTGTACAAATCATGATTTGTGGAACCGCAATTTCACAATCCCTATCATGGAAAAAGTGTTCAAATATCCCTTCGTTTACGAATCCGTACGATGCGTATGACGACATAGCTTTTATAAATACGTTGACGGGATGGGTAAACCATCACAGCGGGAAAGTTTACAAGACAACGAACGGAGGGATTGACTGGATATTAATATTTAATGATTCATCATATTATTTTTCAAATAAACTATCGTTCTTGAACGAATTAACTGGATGGAGCGGATTAACAAATGGTCTTTGTAAAACAACAAATGGAGGTGTAAGCTGGACAAAGCAGAATATTCCATCGATGAGCGGTATATCATTTCCGGGGATATCGGTTGTGAATTCAAACTTAGTTTATGTTTGCGGAAATTCCCAAGGTATACCAAAGATTGCAAAAACTACGGATAATGGAACTACATGGTCTGTTACCAGCATAAATTTGTTATTAAACGGAGTATACGATATTAAGTTTTTTAATGAAAACATAGGATTAGCAGCGGGTTACAAGAACGGAAATTACCTCATAAACTCTAATGGCTCGATACTATATACAAGTAACGGAGGTGCGAATTGGTCGAACAGATACACAACAAATGCTGTGGGAGTTAATGCGTCAAAAATATTTTTTAACTATGACAATTCAGTAGGAGGAGTAGTTATTGAAGGTGCAGTAACACCATCAGTTTTTCTAAAAACATTAGATCAGGGATCAACTTTCAGCGAGATTGCGTTTACTAATTCATCGTACATTTCACAGGCGATTGGTTTCAAGAATTCAAATATAGGTTGGGTAGGAGGTTCCAAATTAACGAATGCTCCTATTTATTATACTGTTAACGGCGGAAATTCTTTTGATACTGTTAGATGGGGACGAAATATTACTTCCTTCGTATTTGTAAATGATACAATTGCCTTTGCATCCGGATATAATATTTATAAGTATTCAAACGGATCTGATGTAGGAATTGGGAATAACAATGAAGAAATCAGAAGTTATTATCTCTCACAGAACTATCCAAATCCATTTAATCCTTCGACTAAAATAAACTATGTGTTACCAAATCGAGGGTTTGTTTCATTGAAAGTCTATGATAACAATGGCAGAGATATACAAACCCTTTTGAATGAAAATCTTAATGCAGGGACTTATAGTGTCGAATTCAACGGAGAAGGATTATCGAGTGGTATTTATTTCTATAAAATAGATGTCCGCAGCAGCAGTTCTTCGATAGGAAAATTTACGGATGTGAAGCGTATGGTGCTTGTAAAATGATTTTGCATAAATAGCCCTTTATTTACATCAACTGAGAATAATTTGCTAAAGTCAGGAAAAGTCGATTTATGTCTCATATCTAAAACGGTACAAAATTTCTTTTCCCCTTGACTTTTCTATCTATTTTTAGAACATTTACTTATCATGATTATTCAAAATAGTCATATTGGATTGACTTGCTGCTTAAGATTTATAAAAAAGAAGCCTACTATAACTTCCTGTAAATACACTTAATTATTTTATCATCCCATAAACGTCCCATGAACATCCCATTAACATGCCTTGTCTATACCATGTTCTAAGCCTGCAGGCAGGATGCCCGTAGTCCGCGCGC
The Ignavibacteria bacterium DNA segment above includes these coding regions:
- a CDS encoding prolyl oligopeptidase family serine peptidase; this translates as MKNLLLAIILFMFSCSLINAQETGVLTGEKKILDHSVYNDWKRLENIKISNDGKFTTFEVNKQKGDGVLNLKNLLNDEELIIPRGYESSFSSSSEYAVFKIKVPEDSLRKLKLAKKKKETFPKDSLGIVLLNDIKKPGSKYSGLISFKLPEESSQLVAFMRAPEGMKKDTVSKSDIDVYELNVLNPVTGKNKTFSNVYEYNFSKNGDALVYLSLIKGKVDTTKVFVLKKDAENPELLFSKKGYGKDITVDTKGGQVAFIHSPDTAKVKRYGLYFGDTKSVSMIADNNSSFLETEWEVSPYTDLMFSEDGSKLYFHTAPKLQPEPKDTLLDEEKHKVDVWNYQDPFLQTQQLHDLEKAKKQKFLAVYDIGQKNILQIEDEKFETVKYPRNGNTDYYLGIDENPYKRSQSWIQPEQKDIYSINFKNGSRVLVAEGVQYNESLSPTGKFIAWFDNADSSFYVYNNQNGTKMQLTNNATVKFYDELNDVPNIPNPYGIAGWTTNDEYVLVYDRFDVWKIPTGGSSEPVKLTNGREGNTVYRIQRINFDSTNIGLDEVLLIKGINETNWKEEFWSATADKGLQNKLIALDNKFVSLFKAKKSDKLVFQKSSYTEFPDLWKSDMSFKEIKKITDANPQQKEYYWGTVEQVYWKDSAGVEQRGLLLKPENFDPSKKYPMIAYFYEKSSDRFHSHTIPNPSRSVVNFPLYNSNGYIIFMPDISYKIGYPGKGAFNAIVSGAKYLADTYSYIDRDNIGLQGQSWGGYQVAYLVTQTDFFKAAMSGAPVSNMTSAYGGIRWESGVNRIFQYEREQSRIGGTLWEKFDLFVENSPLFFADKVNTPLMIMANDGDGAVPWQQGIEFFVSLRRLGKIVYMVNYNGDEHNLMKWPNRVDLSIRMKQFFDHYLKGEPMPLWMKDGVPAVKKGLINGY
- a CDS encoding T9SS type A sorting domain-containing protein; the encoded protein is MKTKLFLVATIIFVQIMICGTAISQSLSWKKCSNIPSFTNPYDAYDDIAFINTLTGWVNHHSGKVYKTTNGGIDWILIFNDSSYYFSNKLSFLNELTGWSGLTNGLCKTTNGGVSWTKQNIPSMSGISFPGISVVNSNLVYVCGNSQGIPKIAKTTDNGTTWSVTSINLLLNGVYDIKFFNENIGLAAGYKNGNYLINSNGSILYTSNGGANWSNRYTTNAVGVNASKIFFNYDNSVGGVVIEGAVTPSVFLKTLDQGSTFSEIAFTNSSYISQAIGFKNSNIGWVGGSKLTNAPIYYTVNGGNSFDTVRWGRNITSFVFVNDTIAFASGYNIYKYSNGSDVGIGNNNEEIRSYYLSQNYPNPFNPSTKINYVLPNRGFVSLKVYDNNGRDIQTLLNENLNAGTYSVEFNGEGLSSGIYFYKIDVRSSSSSIGKFTDVKRMVLVK